In Pleurocapsa sp. PCC 7319, the following are encoded in one genomic region:
- a CDS encoding iron-containing alcohol dehydrogenase family protein has product MNKKVTTTSSKTKTTYTPLTIAPARVLRGDNCLASSGEAIAKLGIRPLVVGGNQTLALIKPIIEPVLKTAKLVSQFASYAPDCAESSLLKLKDQVQEHQADLIIGVGGGKALDTAKLIAHQCELPIVTIPTSGATCAAWTALSNIYSEAGAFQYDVTLSRCPELLILDYGLVRTAPQRTLVAGIGDAIAKWYEASVSSGNSTATLLISAVQQARILRDILFQKSAIALKNPDSDEWREVVDATILLAGVIGGIGGADCRTVAAHAVHNGLTHILEAHDVFHGEKVAYGILVQLRLEEMVQGNQLAASARLQLLKFYTEIGLPKTLEDLGLENISLAQLRNAAIVATQTQSDIYRLPFKVSSEQLMAAMVSTVVETVKNSHITN; this is encoded by the coding sequence ATGAACAAGAAAGTTACCACCACATCAAGTAAAACCAAAACAACATATACTCCTTTGACAATCGCTCCAGCCAGAGTACTGCGCGGCGATAATTGTTTAGCAAGTTCCGGTGAGGCGATCGCCAAATTAGGTATTCGTCCCTTAGTTGTGGGCGGGAATCAAACTTTAGCCTTAATCAAGCCGATTATTGAGCCGGTTTTGAAAACGGCAAAACTAGTCAGTCAGTTTGCTAGCTATGCCCCCGATTGTGCTGAATCTTCCTTATTGAAGCTTAAGGATCAAGTTCAAGAGCATCAAGCAGATCTGATCATTGGTGTTGGTGGTGGTAAAGCTTTAGATACAGCCAAATTAATTGCTCATCAGTGTGAGTTACCCATAGTTACTATTCCTACCTCTGGAGCTACCTGTGCTGCCTGGACAGCTTTGTCGAATATTTATTCTGAGGCGGGAGCTTTTCAGTATGATGTTACTCTCAGTCGTTGTCCCGAGCTCTTAATTCTCGATTATGGTTTGGTGCGTACTGCTCCCCAACGAACTTTAGTCGCCGGAATTGGGGATGCGATCGCCAAATGGTACGAGGCTTCTGTCAGTAGCGGTAATTCGACTGCGACTCTTTTGATCTCGGCAGTGCAACAAGCAAGGATCCTGCGGGATATCTTGTTTCAAAAATCAGCGATCGCTCTCAAGAATCCCGATAGCGATGAATGGCGTGAAGTTGTTGATGCGACCATATTATTAGCTGGAGTAATTGGCGGTATTGGCGGTGCTGATTGTCGTACTGTGGCAGCTCATGCAGTGCATAATGGCTTGACTCATATTTTGGAAGCCCATGACGTATTCCACGGTGAAAAAGTAGCTTATGGCATTTTAGTCCAATTACGCCTAGAAGAAATGGTTCAAGGAAATCAATTAGCGGCATCCGCCAGACTACAATTATTAAAGTTTTATACTGAAATTGGTTTACCTAAAACATTAGAAGATTTAGGTTTAGAAAATATTAGTTTAGCCCAACTACGGAATGCTGCGATAGTTGCTACCCAAACTCAATCTGATATATATAGATTACCTTTCAAAGTATCTTCAGAACAGTTAATGGCGGCCATGGTTTCTACTGTAGTTGAAACAGTAAAAAATTCACATATTACTAATTAA
- a CDS encoding substrate-binding domain-containing protein gives MLHKQPNSVITLTILLALVGVSRPAKAFLIAQSDSNLTTFTVPEQLPENAKVQIAASNSTSSINQSLTKSFIEKFPQAQINIETQEAAAALKSLSSGTADLVAIGRSLTAAEKAQGFVEVPISREKIAIVVSKDSDYDGASLSISQLAQIFKGEIKNWSELGGSPGQIQVIDLPDTNDTRQAFPSYPVFQAEEFSTGSNAVQLEQNSIEEMIAQLGEQGIGYAVASDVINRDDVKVIALHQTQPDDPKYPFSQPVNLIYKETPSKAAQAFLGFATTDAGQQIIDNRVGSFSTAAAKTIADSNLKNKSLEGDSKIASPSEAEVDSITEDDANVAEEDIAESGELNPDIAGSGELNPDIAGSGELNPDVAESGELNPDIAGSGELNPDIAGSGEPNPDIAESGQANSKTDLEEQDSVATADTNSATIDEAAIANADLDGNAQANPETDSEEQDSVATADTNSATIDEAAIANADLNGNAQANPETDLEEQDSVATADVKPDSEANSIANETNAESQNTANKGKSWWWLLILLLPLAALALYLFGRKEKSDQEPAVSSFLDPNAPQGEGNFPVAPTDNLSSGSSTISSDHGSVASETVGNASKVGGATLATGGAAIAGSAAAASNLVGSQTRAEEDVDLDQIVLDEESNNIDLEAEANADTDANLDLEDPVVEIPSNPVNEFTDQKTKLQVTDQPTKLQFNEEDETDNVASSLLDDVIQTEDVALSDEAGASGFFTDSEYSDTETAETANTSDDVTSAQPSDVSEQPTILQTDEIDQVNVLDQSFNEPTTEVNRLNAEADSIEDITTSEVDLSLDEESTDNTPGFIDRVSSAGDAAIAGGGAALGGAAAAASGFFTNQDTEQTTELQENELEFSSEETTSNDFADNIVADAETSPLNLETNDELASEETEFSLETPDINLVSDSVEEIASPEVDFFLDEDEDEDSTDNAPGFVDRVSSAEDTAIAGGAAAASGFFTNQDTEQTTELQENELELSLEETTSNDFADNIVADAETSPFNLETNDELAAEGTNLSAETPDITSGSIDGVDTFDMELSTAEDIIELQDLDDTELTLEEITSNEFASDVETTPSNLNTSLDEIAFDDVDNSEDLNFDEITFEDSDDSINASLEELTFDNINNLNIDNSEDLDLEEITFDDDNSIDEFLNDTSTVSDDQEISLDDLGFNEINDSSTSDLANSNITPSSDLFDDQADDANDISDISQWLDNLETPDNNADNISEWLDQLAINTTDNNLEQENPNNENELKSKDDAEDISFQFLEDLLERDSNTNQDN, from the coding sequence ATGTTACATAAACAACCTAATTCTGTAATTACATTAACAATACTACTAGCATTAGTTGGAGTATCAAGACCAGCTAAGGCTTTTCTAATAGCTCAGTCTGATTCAAACCTAACAACCTTTACTGTTCCTGAACAGCTTCCTGAAAATGCCAAAGTACAGATAGCCGCTTCAAACAGTACTAGTAGCATTAACCAAAGCTTAACAAAAAGTTTTATCGAGAAATTTCCTCAAGCACAAATTAATATTGAAACCCAAGAAGCGGCAGCCGCTTTAAAATCCTTGTCATCAGGAACAGCTGATCTTGTGGCAATTGGTCGTTCTTTAACCGCAGCTGAAAAAGCTCAGGGATTCGTAGAAGTTCCGATCAGTCGAGAGAAAATTGCGATCGTAGTCTCAAAAGACAGTGACTATGATGGAGCTAGTTTGAGTATCTCTCAGTTGGCTCAAATATTTAAAGGTGAAATCAAAAATTGGTCTGAATTAGGCGGTTCTCCAGGACAGATTCAGGTAATCGATTTACCTGATACCAATGACACTAGACAGGCTTTTCCCAGCTATCCAGTTTTTCAAGCTGAAGAATTTTCTACAGGATCTAATGCCGTTCAATTAGAGCAGAATAGCATTGAGGAAATGATTGCTCAACTGGGAGAACAAGGTATTGGCTATGCCGTTGCTAGTGATGTTATTAACAGAGATGATGTCAAAGTAATCGCTCTACATCAAACTCAGCCTGATGATCCGAAATATCCTTTCTCTCAACCTGTCAACCTAATATATAAAGAAACACCCAGCAAAGCTGCTCAAGCATTCTTGGGTTTTGCAACTACAGATGCTGGACAACAAATAATTGATAACCGAGTCGGCTCCTTTTCAACTGCTGCTGCGAAAACAATAGCAGACTCTAATCTAAAAAATAAATCATTAGAGGGAGATTCTAAAATTGCATCTCCGTCTGAAGCAGAGGTCGACTCTATTACCGAAGATGATGCAAATGTAGCAGAGGAAGACATAGCAGAAAGTGGGGAGCTGAACCCCGATATAGCCGGAAGCGGTGAGCTGAACCCCGACATTGCAGGAAGCGGTGAGCTGAATCCCGATGTGGCAGAAAGTGGGGAGCTGAACCCCGATATAGCCGGAAGCGGTGAGCTGAACCCCGATATAGCCGGAAGTGGTGAGCCTAATCCCGACATAGCAGAAAGCGGTCAAGCAAATTCTAAAACTGATTTAGAAGAACAGGACAGTGTAGCCACTGCAGATACCAATTCTGCCACCATAGATGAGGCAGCCATAGCAAATGCTGATTTAGACGGCAATGCTCAAGCAAATCCTGAAACTGATTCAGAAGAACAGGACAGTGTAGCCACTGCAGATACCAATTCTGCCACCATAGATGAGGCAGCCATAGCAAATGCTGATTTAAACGGCAATGCTCAAGCAAATCCTGAAACTGATTTAGAAGAACAGGACAGTGTAGCCACTGCCGATGTAAAACCTGATAGCGAAGCTAACTCGATCGCCAATGAAACAAATGCTGAAAGTCAAAATACAGCAAATAAGGGAAAATCATGGTGGTGGTTACTTATACTATTATTACCATTAGCGGCTTTGGCTCTATACCTATTTGGACGTAAAGAGAAAAGCGACCAAGAACCTGCTGTTAGTAGTTTTCTAGATCCCAACGCACCTCAAGGAGAAGGAAACTTTCCCGTCGCGCCAACAGATAATTTGTCTTCTGGAAGCTCAACTATCTCGAGTGATCATGGCAGTGTTGCTTCTGAAACTGTTGGCAATGCGTCCAAAGTTGGTGGTGCGACCCTGGCGACAGGTGGTGCTGCAATAGCTGGCAGTGCAGCAGCAGCAAGTAATCTGGTAGGTAGTCAAACAAGAGCTGAAGAAGATGTTGATCTCGATCAGATCGTATTAGATGAAGAATCTAACAATATCGATCTCGAAGCTGAAGCAAATGCTGACACAGACGCAAATTTAGACCTTGAAGATCCTGTCGTTGAAATACCTTCTAATCCAGTCAATGAATTTACAGATCAAAAAACCAAATTACAAGTTACTGACCAACCTACAAAACTACAATTCAATGAAGAGGATGAAACTGATAATGTTGCTTCTAGTTTACTAGATGATGTAATTCAGACGGAAGATGTCGCTTTATCGGACGAAGCTGGAGCATCAGGTTTCTTCACAGATAGTGAATATTCTGACACGGAAACGGCAGAAACTGCTAATACCAGTGATGATGTGACCAGTGCCCAACCAAGTGATGTTTCAGAACAACCAACAATCTTACAGACAGATGAGATCGATCAAGTTAATGTCCTAGATCAAAGTTTTAATGAGCCAACTACAGAGGTTAATCGCCTTAACGCAGAAGCTGACTCCATAGAAGATATTACTACTTCCGAGGTAGATTTATCTCTGGACGAAGAGAGTACCGATAATACTCCTGGCTTTATAGATCGAGTTTCTTCAGCCGGAGATGCGGCGATCGCTGGAGGTGGAGCTGCATTAGGAGGTGCTGCAGCAGCGGCATCAGGCTTCTTCACCAACCAAGATACAGAACAAACCACTGAACTTCAAGAAAATGAGCTTGAGTTCTCATCGGAAGAGACCACTAGCAACGACTTTGCCGATAATATTGTTGCTGATGCGGAAACTAGCCCTTTAAATTTGGAGACCAATGATGAATTAGCCTCTGAAGAAACTGAGTTTTCCTTGGAGACACCAGATATTAATCTTGTGTCAGACTCTGTAGAGGAGATTGCTAGCCCTGAGGTAGATTTCTTCCTGGATGAAGATGAAGATGAAGATAGTACTGATAATGCTCCTGGCTTTGTAGATCGAGTTTCTTCAGCAGAAGATACGGCGATCGCCGGAGGGGCGGCAGCAGCATCAGGCTTCTTCACCAACCAAGATACAGAACAAACCACTGAGCTTCAAGAAAATGAGCTTGAGCTCTCATTGGAAGAGACGACTAGCAACGACTTTGCCGATAATATTGTTGCTGATGCGGAAACTAGCCCTTTCAACTTGGAGACCAATGATGAATTAGCTGCGGAAGGGACTAATTTATCAGCTGAGACACCAGATATTACTTCAGGCTCTATAGACGGTGTTGATACCTTCGATATGGAGCTCTCGACTGCTGAAGATATCATTGAGCTCCAGGATTTGGATGATACGGAACTTACACTCGAAGAAATAACCAGCAATGAGTTCGCCAGTGATGTTGAAACTACTCCTAGTAACTTGAATACAAGCTTAGATGAAATAGCTTTTGATGATGTTGATAACTCAGAAGATCTTAATTTTGACGAAATCACCTTTGAAGATAGTGATGACTCCATAAATGCCAGTCTCGAAGAACTAACTTTTGATAATATTAATAATTTAAATATTGATAACTCAGAAGATCTTGATTTAGAGGAAATTACCTTTGATGATGATAATTCAATTGACGAGTTTCTCAATGACACGAGCACAGTCAGCGACGATCAAGAGATAAGTTTAGACGATCTTGGTTTCAATGAGATAAATGACAGCTCAACATCAGATTTAGCAAATAGTAATATAACGCCAAGTAGTGATTTATTTGACGATCAAGCTGATGATGCAAATGACATTAGTGATATTTCTCAGTGGTTAGATAACCTCGAAACACCTGACAATAATGCGGACAATATTTCTGAGTGGTTAGATCAACTAGCGATAAATACTACAGACAATAACTTGGAACAAGAGAATCCGAATAACGAAAATGAGCTGAAATCGAAAGATGACGCAGAAGATATTTCATTTCAATTCTTAGAGGATCTTTTAGAAAGAGATTCTAATACAAACCAAGATAATTGA
- a CDS encoding Rab family GTPase: MSAITKKICLLGDFSVGKTSLIRRFVENMFSEQYLSTVGVKISRKSLKLKTDLDTHQVNLLIWDLEGHTRFKSITPTYLKGASGSIIVADLTRSKTLNNLSHHIDFFLEINPQSSVIIALNKADLIPQEKLAKLMELYGAHHSTQVVQAYPTSAKTGAKVNEIFYELSHSILARS; encoded by the coding sequence ATGTCAGCAATTACCAAAAAAATCTGTTTATTAGGTGATTTCAGCGTTGGAAAAACAAGTCTCATCAGACGTTTTGTGGAAAATATGTTTAGTGAGCAATATTTGTCTACCGTAGGTGTCAAAATATCACGTAAATCTCTAAAGCTCAAAACAGATTTAGACACTCATCAAGTTAATCTTCTGATCTGGGATCTCGAAGGTCATACTAGATTTAAATCAATTACTCCAACTTATCTTAAAGGAGCTAGTGGTTCGATTATTGTTGCCGATCTTACTCGTTCTAAAACTCTTAATAACTTAAGTCATCATATAGACTTTTTCCTTGAAATAAATCCTCAAAGTTCAGTAATTATTGCTTTAAATAAAGCTGATTTAATTCCTCAAGAAAAATTAGCTAAATTGATGGAACTGTATGGAGCTCATCATTCCACTCAAGTAGTTCAAGCATACCCTACTTCTGCCAAAACTGGAGCAAAAGTCAACGAAATTTTCTACGAATTATCTCATAGCATTTTAGCTCGCTCCTGA
- a CDS encoding BON domain-containing protein has translation MNSFPDNLPSQTDHSPSSKSNSDPIDELLDFVLSLDPSLDNLPLKDETLVNNSQASSKTSNFVELELTQQETENKVQPELDNNSNIRYFDLNVEVQSKPRPEITLPENIDSKAFRSKSFKPKKRSLLETDQFKVSSIPQPENEAVIPPASPEDLVELVNTLIPLIVELLRSNINYSEESIIQSVAPVIDQLIEKRSLEDSEKMATAIAKILPHAITTEINLSPKAIAKAIAPEIALSIKEQILLDENAISQALGSEMGKAMKNQIELERDAMVDALYPVIGNTISKYMVEVVKEINRKVENTLSTEGIKRKIRAKIQGVSEAELIFQESIRYHVQAIFLIDKASGLVIQEVQPPEEQHLDSDMVAGMLTAIRSFANDCIASGSELDTIDYGDWQIPIEVAGYCYLAVVLKGEPSKQFRTKIRQILGKIVLNYGDAIEKYQGDVTTVPQAIRPLMEELITLEDNQSSNSSSSPILLWLLAIALTLIVVPWGIVKYRGRVARNVEQITANQLDAAPELSVYRIESKVHRGKLTLSGRVPSEYLRDQAAKVTQDIAQQRELQLDNQILTVDVPVNPTLIKGEVQRLTNLFNRQQPGTIIKTHYQPKTLTIDGFVLNESDLQTINQTFQKIPGIKQIIVNVAQELPFADQRIYFDYGSSKLNYADNSSTIEVVKQLLNQYPQLHLKLISHSDGLGSIEINQKLGQKRCQNVLTALVAEGIEPSRLIMSCSKQLLNQDKNHQSTWLNRYVSFEPFIPKNQHK, from the coding sequence ATGAATTCTTTCCCAGACAATCTTCCATCTCAAACTGATCATTCCCCCAGTTCAAAGTCAAATTCAGATCCTATCGATGAGTTACTTGATTTTGTCTTGAGTTTAGATCCATCTCTGGATAATTTGCCTCTAAAAGATGAGACTTTAGTTAATAATTCCCAGGCATCTTCTAAAACTTCAAATTTTGTTGAGCTTGAGTTGACTCAGCAAGAGACTGAGAATAAAGTTCAACCTGAATTAGATAATAATTCAAATATACGATACTTTGATTTAAATGTTGAGGTTCAGAGTAAACCTCGGCCAGAGATTACTTTGCCAGAGAATATTGACTCTAAAGCATTCCGAAGCAAGAGCTTCAAGCCTAAGAAAAGATCATTATTGGAAACTGATCAATTTAAAGTTAGTTCTATTCCACAACCTGAAAATGAAGCAGTAATTCCTCCCGCTTCACCCGAAGATTTAGTTGAATTGGTGAATACTCTCATTCCCTTGATTGTGGAGTTACTTAGATCTAACATTAATTATTCTGAAGAATCAATAATTCAATCAGTTGCTCCCGTAATTGACCAATTAATTGAAAAACGTTCTTTGGAAGATTCAGAGAAAATGGCGACAGCGATCGCTAAAATTTTACCCCATGCTATCACCACGGAAATTAATCTTTCCCCTAAAGCTATTGCCAAAGCGATCGCTCCAGAAATTGCTTTGTCTATTAAAGAGCAAATCCTGTTAGATGAAAATGCTATCTCTCAGGCTTTGGGTTCGGAAATGGGTAAAGCGATGAAAAATCAGATTGAATTGGAACGGGATGCCATGGTTGATGCGCTTTATCCTGTAATTGGTAATACCATTTCCAAGTATATGGTAGAAGTAGTTAAAGAGATAAACCGTAAAGTAGAAAACACTCTTAGTACGGAAGGAATTAAACGTAAAATTCGAGCCAAAATTCAAGGAGTTTCCGAAGCTGAATTAATATTCCAAGAATCGATCAGATATCATGTGCAAGCTATATTTTTGATTGATAAAGCTTCGGGATTAGTTATTCAGGAAGTGCAGCCCCCTGAAGAACAACACTTAGATTCTGATATGGTCGCGGGAATGCTGACGGCTATTCGTAGTTTTGCCAATGACTGTATTGCTTCTGGTTCAGAATTAGACACCATTGACTATGGTGACTGGCAGATTCCAATTGAAGTTGCAGGATATTGCTATCTGGCAGTGGTACTTAAAGGTGAACCTTCCAAGCAATTTAGAACTAAAATTCGGCAAATTCTCGGTAAAATCGTGCTCAACTATGGTGATGCGATCGAGAAATATCAGGGAGATGTGACAACTGTTCCCCAAGCAATTAGACCTCTGATGGAAGAATTAATTACGTTGGAAGATAATCAGTCCAGCAACTCTTCTTCTTCACCAATTCTCTTATGGTTATTGGCGATCGCTCTCACTCTTATAGTTGTTCCCTGGGGCATAGTTAAATATCGTGGTCGAGTAGCTCGCAATGTTGAACAAATAACTGCCAACCAGTTAGATGCAGCTCCAGAATTATCTGTCTATCGCATAGAATCTAAAGTACATCGTGGTAAATTGACACTTTCAGGAAGAGTCCCTAGTGAATATCTCCGCGATCAAGCAGCTAAAGTTACCCAAGATATAGCTCAACAAAGAGAGCTTCAGCTAGATAATCAAATTTTAACGGTTGATGTTCCTGTTAATCCTACTCTCATTAAGGGAGAAGTTCAAAGGCTGACTAACCTATTTAATCGGCAACAACCAGGAACGATCATCAAAACACATTATCAGCCTAAAACACTCACAATAGACGGCTTTGTCTTAAACGAATCAGATTTACAGACTATTAATCAGACTTTTCAAAAAATACCAGGAATCAAGCAAATAATTGTTAATGTCGCTCAAGAATTACCATTTGCCGACCAGCGTATTTACTTTGATTATGGTTCCAGTAAATTAAATTATGCCGATAATTCTAGTACTATTGAAGTCGTTAAACAATTATTAAACCAGTATCCCCAGTTACATCTAAAATTAATTTCTCATAGTGATGGTCTAGGTTCAATCGAGATTAATCAAAAGCTAGGACAAAAACGCTGTCAAAATGTTCTAACGGCATTGGTAGCTGAGGGAATTGAGCCAAGCAGATTAATAATGAGCTGTAGTAAACAGCTGCTTAATCAAGATAAAAATCATCAATCAACTTGGTTAAATCGATATGTTAGCTTTGAACCATTCATTCCCAAGAATCAGCACAAATAA
- a CDS encoding mechanosensitive ion channel family protein has translation MQKTGYFRKILRSEFKIAILALIFYVLLAIPVSAQMPSLPQITWETFQLNLHPETTIVSSCVRLDGRCVFKILDQKSHLPHRVKYTEARLRDISQTYFKQKDNQLEVYREEQANNLIIYVSAGKRQVPVVTLYPKDATAKGVNLQHQGQHIVNQLNLGLKQAKRERQPQHLIDQAKLAGIISFSIILGQLVVAFCLKRSQKLKAKLKYDDFSLPQPFGDDIYQIQKLNLRLLQYRLLQVTQVFLWLGGILLILGLFPQTRSFQIWLSTLIKIPIRVAVVVLMTYVLIRLSNFLITKLNRTIETNYVLAWDTRRRMHVRINTITRLLVGIMTCILILMGFFTALTLIGINVTPLLAGAGIVGLGFSLASQNIIKDALNGFLIIFEDQYAVGDVINVGDVGGFVEKLTLRITQLRDGQGRLITIPNSEISTVANLSSQWSRAEIDIPIAYQAEIDHALELISQVGQEMEQESDWQQKIIEPPRILGINDFSDRGSVVRIWIKTEPLKQWEVAREFRRRLQKTFKKHNIALPVSQHKVWQEQIKSPFNQQD, from the coding sequence ATGCAGAAAACTGGTTATTTTAGAAAAATTCTCCGTAGTGAGTTTAAAATAGCCATTCTGGCATTAATTTTTTATGTTTTGTTGGCTATTCCAGTCAGCGCACAGATGCCCTCTCTCCCACAAATTACCTGGGAAACCTTTCAACTAAACCTACATCCAGAAACTACCATTGTTTCTTCCTGCGTAAGGCTAGATGGTCGCTGCGTCTTTAAGATTTTGGATCAAAAGTCTCATCTGCCTCATAGAGTTAAATATACTGAAGCCAGGCTCAGAGATATTAGTCAGACCTATTTTAAACAGAAAGATAATCAGCTTGAAGTTTATCGTGAAGAGCAGGCAAATAACTTAATCATTTATGTCTCTGCGGGAAAACGTCAAGTTCCAGTTGTAACTTTATATCCTAAAGATGCCACAGCCAAGGGGGTAAATCTTCAACACCAGGGACAACATATTGTCAACCAACTAAATTTAGGATTGAAACAAGCCAAAAGAGAGCGACAACCCCAGCATTTGATTGATCAAGCTAAGTTGGCGGGAATTATTTCTTTTAGCATTATCTTGGGACAATTAGTAGTTGCATTTTGTTTAAAACGCTCTCAAAAACTCAAAGCTAAGTTAAAGTATGATGATTTTTCCTTACCACAACCCTTTGGTGACGATATCTATCAAATACAAAAACTCAATCTTCGTTTGTTGCAATATCGCTTACTACAAGTAACTCAAGTATTTCTGTGGCTAGGGGGGATTTTGTTGATTCTCGGTTTATTTCCCCAGACGCGATCTTTCCAAATTTGGCTATCTACTCTAATAAAAATTCCGATACGGGTTGCTGTTGTTGTTTTAATGACCTATGTTTTGATTCGCCTGAGCAATTTTTTGATTACCAAGCTCAATCGAACTATAGAAACTAACTATGTGCTTGCCTGGGATACTCGGCGCAGAATGCATGTCAGAATTAATACCATTACCCGTTTACTAGTTGGGATTATGACGTGCATCTTGATTTTAATGGGTTTCTTTACTGCACTTACCTTGATTGGTATTAATGTTACTCCTCTATTAGCTGGTGCAGGTATTGTTGGCTTAGGATTTTCTTTGGCTTCCCAAAATATTATCAAAGATGCCCTTAATGGCTTCTTGATTATATTTGAAGATCAATATGCAGTAGGAGATGTAATTAATGTCGGGGATGTAGGAGGATTTGTCGAAAAATTGACCCTTCGTATTACTCAGCTCAGAGATGGTCAAGGTAGATTAATTACCATTCCTAACAGCGAGATCTCAACTGTGGCCAATCTTTCTAGTCAGTGGTCAAGAGCGGAAATTGATATCCCGATTGCTTATCAGGCAGAAATCGATCACGCTTTGGAATTAATCAGTCAGGTTGGGCAGGAAATGGAACAAGAGTCAGACTGGCAGCAAAAAATTATCGAGCCTCCCAGAATATTAGGCATAAATGATTTTAGCGATCGCGGTTCTGTAGTAAGAATTTGGATTAAAACCGAACCTTTAAAACAATGGGAGGTTGCACGAGAGTTTCGCCGCCGTCTACAAAAAACTTTTAAAAAACATAACATTGCCCTGCCAGTATCACAACATAAAGTTTGGCAGGAACAAATCAAATCTCCATTCAATCAGCAAGATTAG
- a CDS encoding DUF6825 family protein: MSNPVTNAFFLGRALAEVLSEKLEESFTNVMSDLGKFDAEQREHLRQFIEEVEYRAQQAAGNVSAPSSDVNNTSNSNSSSSSSSSSINIDINTTNSDDLQAMLDQLRAEIATLRAELKKFRN, encoded by the coding sequence ATGAGTAATCCCGTCACCAATGCCTTCTTTTTGGGCAGAGCTTTAGCCGAAGTTCTCAGCGAAAAGCTCGAAGAATCTTTTACCAACGTCATGAGTGATTTAGGCAAGTTTGATGCCGAACAAAGAGAACACTTAAGACAATTTATCGAAGAAGTAGAATATCGGGCTCAACAAGCAGCAGGCAATGTTTCTGCTCCCAGTTCTGATGTCAACAATACTTCTAACAGTAATAGCAGCAGTAGCAGTAGCAGCAGCAGTATCAATATTGATATTAATACTACTAACTCTGACGATTTACAAGCAATGCTAGACCAGTTGAGGGCTGAAATTGCTACCCTCAGAGCTGAGTTAAAAAAGTTTCGTAATTAA